One part of the Methanobacterium sp. genome encodes these proteins:
- a CDS encoding DUF2769 domain-containing protein → MVDIEFNMENIGKCKCPGCPVQAQSSCAMDKLETLQKTMASDPPETAAAVEQEIISHPENVPGLYCATGKATCEDLNFEEMCQCPKCDIFKENNLESGEPGGYFCAEGKAQ, encoded by the coding sequence ATGGTAGATATAGAATTTAACATGGAAAATATAGGAAAATGTAAATGTCCAGGATGCCCAGTTCAAGCTCAAAGCAGCTGTGCAATGGATAAATTAGAAACATTACAAAAAACAATGGCGTCTGACCCACCAGAAACAGCAGCCGCTGTAGAACAGGAAATAATATCTCATCCAGAAAATGTTCCTGGACTTTACTGTGCAACAGGAAAAGCTACATGTGAAGATCTTAACTTTGAAGAAATGTGTCAGTGCCCCAAATGCGACATCTTTAAAGAAAACAATTTAGAGTCAGGGGAACCCGGCGGATACTTCTGTGCCGAGGGTAAAGCCCAGTAA
- a CDS encoding GNAT family N-acetyltransferase encodes MEFKKLDTSKHDLNKVSMLIYETELELVQSLFGKNQKKAQKNIKKLIYTHKNSFSHDKIYVVTGEKEEVLGILVSYLGDEIKVSEDIKAFLKAMGIIEFLKLALIGLILYKLLFTDKKHDDYYLSNISVDKNHRDKGIGSFILEKSFELAREKNASRVVLDVSLGNERALRLYERFGFRVYDKKSIKWFGEEIGTFSMEKIL; translated from the coding sequence ATGGAGTTTAAAAAGCTGGATACCAGCAAACATGACTTAAATAAAGTATCAATGTTAATCTATGAGACTGAACTGGAACTGGTCCAATCTCTTTTTGGAAAAAATCAAAAAAAAGCTCAAAAAAATATAAAGAAGCTTATTTATACACACAAGAACTCTTTTAGTCATGATAAAATATATGTGGTAACTGGAGAAAAAGAAGAAGTACTGGGAATATTAGTATCCTATTTAGGTGATGAAATTAAGGTAAGCGAGGATATAAAAGCATTTTTAAAAGCAATGGGGATTATTGAATTTTTAAAACTTGCTTTAATAGGGTTGATACTCTATAAATTGTTATTTACAGATAAAAAACATGATGATTATTATTTAAGTAATATATCTGTTGATAAAAACCACAGGGATAAAGGGATTGGGTCTTTCATACTTGAAAAATCTTTTGAGCTTGCAAGGGAGAAAAACGCATCTCGAGTAGTTCTTGATGTAAGTCTTGGCAATGAAAGAGCTTTAAGGCTATATGAAAGATTTGGGTTTAGAGTTTATGATAAAAAGAGCATAAAATGGTTCGGTGAAGAAATAGGAACATTTAGCATGGAGAAAATACTTTAA
- a CDS encoding alpha/beta hydrolase: MSLYSKETGEGNRETIIFLHGGGVAGWMWDEQLEAFNDYHCIVPDLPEHGQSVEVKPFTIKGTAEMVIDIIQNRAHGGKAHLVGISLGAQIIVQILSMAPEVVDHALISGTLVRSIPHTDTFLKLLNYLIKAYEPVKDTDFFIKASMRMYNMPKSLFNNFKEATRFIKQDSLNRILKENMLFKMPDGIEKASVPVLVMTGQKDYKIIKESAEDLLNVLPNSKGAVALKVGHIWNIENPELFNSVLRAWITDNEFPENLNLKSFYCPY; the protein is encoded by the coding sequence ATGAGTTTGTACTCTAAGGAAACTGGCGAAGGAAACAGGGAAACAATAATATTCCTTCATGGTGGGGGAGTTGCTGGATGGATGTGGGATGAGCAATTAGAAGCCTTCAATGATTACCATTGCATTGTCCCTGATCTTCCAGAGCACGGACAAAGTGTGGAAGTGAAGCCGTTCACCATAAAAGGCACCGCAGAAATGGTAATTGATATTATCCAGAATAGGGCTCATGGTGGAAAGGCACATCTTGTAGGAATATCTCTGGGTGCTCAAATCATTGTTCAGATTCTGAGTATGGCTCCTGAAGTTGTAGATCACGCATTAATTAGCGGAACACTTGTTCGAAGCATTCCCCACACCGATACATTTTTAAAACTTCTAAATTACTTAATTAAGGCATATGAACCTGTAAAAGACACTGATTTTTTTATAAAAGCCAGTATGAGAATGTATAACATGCCAAAAAGCCTTTTTAATAATTTCAAGGAAGCTACACGATTTATAAAACAGGATTCATTAAATAGAATCCTTAAAGAAAACATGCTTTTTAAAATGCCTGATGGCATTGAAAAGGCCAGTGTGCCTGTGCTTGTGATGACCGGCCAGAAAGATTATAAAATCATAAAAGAATCTGCAGAGGATCTCCTGAATGTCCTCCCAAATTCAAAAGGAGCCGTGGCTTTGAAGGTGGGGCATATATGGAATATAGAAAATCCAGAACTTTTTAACAGTGTGTTAAGGGCATGGATAACTGATAATGAATTTCCTGAAAATCTTAATTTAAAAAGCTTCTATTGCCCGTATTAA